The sequence TCGTTCGTGATTACATTGGCATACACTGGAAATAATAAAAAATACTCGTAACAACTCCTTTCAGATTTATTTTAGAAACTCCTTTTTTAGGACCGGGTCCTAAATAACTTGCCCATATTGCTATATCCGGGAGTCCGGGCGTCCCGCCCATGTCCGCAAGCATTGTAAAGATGCAGGCGAGGCGCCCGCGTTCCCAGCTTAAGTTACTTCAGGCTCATTCCTTAATGATGATCTTCTTTTGATAAGCATCATAATATTGTTGCGCAAGCATAACATCGACAAGCAAAATATAGACCAGTGTTGGTGATCGTCAAATGCCGTTTAATAAAAATATTTTCAGGAATTTTAAGAAAAAATATTCTCATTAAAAAATGTAATATAATGAGTAAAATTTTTCATTTATTATGTTTTATTTTACCTACAATTTTTTACGATAAAAATTTTTAAAATCCGTAATTCCGGGCGTAGGAGAACATGATGAAAGTGCCTGGATAAACCGGCATAGAGTAGAGGATGAAAGAGCCCTACATGAAAGGATTAGACGATTCATCATGGCCCCGCCGAGTCATGTGCGGGCAGTCGTAAGGCTGCACGTGAATCTGTTTGGTAATTGATGAATCGGCTGCAATCTCATGAAAATGAAATTTCGATTCGACCCCCTAATTAGCAAACAGGCTCGGGCGCATTCCCCTTTTCCCGGTTTTAAAACGGCCTATCTTTTTTAACAAAAAGAAGCTATGCTCCGTCTCGACTATCATCTCTGATGAGAGAGAAATAGCATGACGATCAAAAAGGCTGCAGCTCGTGAAACAGTGGAAGAAGTATATGTTTATTGAAGCAACTGGACGAAAAGAAACGGCTAATTCTTAGTCCAGAAGATCTATTTCAACTTGAATAAGAAATTTTTAGCTATACCAATCGGTTAGCACCTGGAGATACTGTCGCCTTTTTTATTTATCCGATGGTTACTCGTATAACACATCATGCTAAAGCAATGTTTCTTCCCAAATCTGAAGGATTGGGTTTCCAAGGTAAAGCTGAGGTTCAATGAGCGCTGACATGAAACAGGCAAAATGTATCGCCGCCCTGGGCACAGGGTCTGATGTGGGCAAAAGCGTGGTTGCCACAGCTCTTTGCCGGATTTTTTCCGACCGCGGGTATAAAGTGGCACCTTACAAGGCCCAGAATATGTCCAATAACTCCGGGGTGACCCCGGAAGGCCTTGAAATGGGCCGGGCCCAGATTGTCCAGGCCGAAGCCGCCCGCATTGCCCCCCATGTGGACATGAACCCGGTGTTGCTCAAGCCCGTGAGCCAGGTCGGCTCCCAGGTGGTGCTGCTGGGAACGGTGCATAAAGACCTGTCCGCGGCTGAATATCACCGGGAAAAGGCAAATTTCTGGGATACGGCCTGTGGTGCCCTGGATCGCCTTCGCGCCGCCAATGATGTGGTGGTGCTGGAAGGGGCCGGTTCCTGCGCTGAAGTCAATCTCATGGCACGGGATATCGTAAATCTTAAAATGGCCGCCTATGCCAAGGCGCCGGTGATTCTCACCGCTGACATTGACCGGGGCGGGGTGTTTGCCCAGATTGTGGGGACACTGGCTTGTTTGAACAAGGCCGAACAGGAGCAAATCGCAGGCTTTATCATCAATCGGTTCCGGGGCGATATTGCTTTGTTTAAAGAGGGCGTGGACTGGATTGAAAAAAAGACCGGCAAACCGGTTTTCGGTGTGCTGCCTTGGGTGAACCATCATATCCCCAACGAAGACTCCGTGGCGATCGAACATGCCGTGGCCAAAACTGATCCTGCCCAAACCCCCACCGTGCTGGTGGTGCGTACTCCCCATATTGCCAATTTTACCGATTTTGATGTCCTGTTCCAGGTGGAAGGATTGGGCGTGGATTTTGTTGAGCATCCAAGGGATCTGTCCGCCTATAAAGCCGTAATCCTGCCCGGTTCCAAGAGCACTCGCAGTGACCTGAACTGGCTTACCAAAACCGGATGGACAAACAAAATTCAGGCTTACGTTAAAAACGGCGGCCATGTCCTGGGCATATGCGGCGGCTACCAGATGTTGGGCATCAGGGTTCATGACCCCAACGGCCTTGAAGGCACTCCGGGCGACACAGAAGGATTGGGGCTTCTTCACCTTGTAACAGTACTCAAAGCCCCCAAAACTACTACTATCTCCCGGTTTGAATGGGAGGGCGTACCTGGTCTGGGCTATGAAATCCATATGGGCAGTACAGCGTCGGCCGACCGGATCGCTTCGGGCAAAGCGGCAGACAACGGTCTGTTAACCGTAAAAGAGAGAAACCAACAGGTCTGCACCGATTTTGACGGGGCCGTGGCAAATTCGGGCCGGGTCATGGGCACCTACATGCACAGTTTTTTTGATTCGGCACCCATTTTGAAAAAATGGCTTTCGCTTCTGGGCTTAGCCGACCTTGAGCCCCCGGATTCCTGCGGCCTGCAGGGCCGGGACAGGCAGTATGATATGTTAGTCAGGCATTTTGAGAAACATGTGGATGTGGCGGCTATTATAAACGCCATGGGCTAAGGAGTGTTGAAATTTTTATAGTATAATAAAAATAATTATTTGCATTAATAGGGTTTTATGTCGTATAAAGCAAATAAAAAGTTGTGTTACTTGTAGATGCTTATGAATGATTCGTTTTGTAATAATGTACTAACTCAGCTTGGGCAACGCCTGAGGCAGGCCAGATTGATGCGGGAAGACTCCCAGGCTGATTTTGCATTCAGGATCGGCGTTTCTATTCCTACACTGCGCAAGATGGAGACAGGCAGTCCCCAGGTGTCCATCGGCACCTGGGTAAAGGCGTTGGATATTCTTGGTTGCATTTCTGACATGGATAAGCTGATTGCACCTAAAGAATCCCTGGCAGAACGGTTTGAAATCCAACACAAGTATGCAGGCCGGCAACGCGTCAAACGGAGCAGGTAATCAGGTAATGCTAAAGCTCAATGTTATGATAACCCTTCCTGACGGTCGGCAGTTGTTCTGCGGTGAAATTTTTACCACCACGCCTGATACCCGAGGCCGGATTCAGGGATCATTTCGGTATACAAAAGAATATCTGTCACATCCTGATGCTTTTTCCCTTGATCCGGTACACTTGCCTTTAGGCGCTGCTGAAATTGAGACGGACCGTCCCCAGGGGGTACATGGCGTGTTTGAGGATGCCTTGCCGGATGACTGGGGCAGGGCGCTTTTATCCGCAAAGTACCATATTCCCAGGGCAGAACAAACTGTGCCCAATTTATTAAAATTTCTGGGAACAAGCGGTCTGGGCGCATTATCTTTTTATTCAGGAAGGGAAAAAGCCTATATCGACCCTTCAGCAGCCATCCATGATTTATCCAGGGTGGTCGAGGCTGCGTTAAATTTTGACGCCGGCCTACCAGTGGATGAGAATGATCTAAAAGCGCTTTTCATTTGCGGCAGTTCTCCCGGCGGTGCCCGTCCTAAGGCCCTGATTAAAAGTAATGACGGCAGGCAGTGGATAGCAAAATTTCCCAAACTCAATGACCGCTATCATGTTGAAGCAATTGAAGCAGGCACCCTTTGCCTGGCAGACAATGCCGGCCTGAATGTTTCCAATTTTTTAATCCGGAAAGCCGGTGACCGAAGCGTCCTGCTTGTGGAACGGTTTGATATGACACCGTCCTGCGGCCGCAACCACATGATCAGCATGCAGACCTTGCTGGACGCAGGCGGATATTATAACTTGTCTTATTCGGATATGTTTGTGATTGTCAATAAATTCAGTAGCAAGCCCAGAAAAGATACAGATGCGTTGTTCCGGCAAATGGTATTTAATGCCGCTATTAGCAACACCGATGACCACCTTAAAAATTTTGCCATGCTTCATACCGAGTCCGGATTTTGTTTGTCCCCAGCGTATGACCTGCTCCCCGATATTTATCATAACAGGGAGCATTGTTTATCTTTTCCCCAGGGGGCTGGTACATTGCCTCCAGGCAGAAAGATTCTGGAAAGAATCGGCAATGTATATAAAGTGTCGAATCCGGGCCGGATCATCGGCGAAGTGTATCAATCCGTGTCCTGCTGGCAAGATGTATTTGAAGAATACGACGTTCCCCAAAAGGATATCCAGCGGCTTGAACCTGCCATCAGCCGTGGTTTAAGCAGATTAGTTTAATATATGCCTGTGGTTAAAATTCCCGTCCGCCTTGTACTCGACAGGCTGTTACAGAATGCTAATTTTCCCAATTTCTTCGTTGGAAAATGAATTTGATCCTCAGAATACTGCATGTATGCCTGCGGTCAAATTGATTTTCCGCCTTGAACTTGAAAAAATTATCTATTCCGTAACAGCCTGTCGACAAAATTTCCAGGTTTTCGTTCAGGTACTATCTACCGCTGCGGCGTCGCCAGGCGCCGGACAGCGGTGTTGAATCATTCATAGCGCTTATAGTCCAGTTCTCTTTTGACAAGGAACAGGGAACAGGGCATTTTTTGAATCAGTTCCCGAATGTCATTACCCATCATCAGATGTTCAATATAACCCTGCTCATGGGCCGTCATAACCATCAGGTCAATATTTTTTTCTGAAATCAATTTTGTGATTTCCTTCACAGGATTCCCCTGGATGACGCTTTCCTGGATGGTCAGCCCTTCGGAATCTTCCGTCTTGATATAATCCTGAAGGTCCTTGTGGGCGTCCTCAAGTATTTTTGTGAACTCGTCCTCTATAATCTTGGCTGAGGATATGGGCAGACTCCAGCCTTTCAGCCCAAAGGGGTTGTGCACGATATGGGTGATAAAAAGTTCTGCCCCGTAATTGCGGGCCAAAGAAATTCCCCACTGAACGGCTTTAAGGGCCTGTTTCGTTCCCATGGATACAACGAGAATACGTTCCGGATTTTTCATGTTTGATCTCCTTTATTTTAAGGTTTTGTATATTAGGAGGAATCTGTAACTGCCGATTCCCTTATTCATGCCGCTTACCGGTAAATACGTGAATCGACCGATCTTTCTCTTTACCGATTGCCGGATCATTCGGGGCGTTTTCATCCCAGGCAACCAGGGCTTCCGGGTCCGTTACCACGATTACCGGACATCCGGCGCGGAAGGCGGTCCGTTCCACGGCACTGCCGGCATACCATTTTGTGCCTTTTTTCTTTGTGTGGGACCCTAGAATGATTACGTCTGCATTGTTTTTTTCCGCACAGTTAACGAGTTCCTGGTGGGGCAACGCCCCGCCCCAGATCTGATAGGCGTAATCGGTATCTTTAATCAAATTTCGGCAGAATTCTTCCAGGCGGGTTTCAGTATTTTTTCGATCTGCTTCATAATCTTTCTTGGTATATTTGGGATACGGCGGCACAGGGATCATGTGAAACGCAACGATTTTTGACCCGAATTTTTCCGCAGTTTTCCGGGCAAAAAATAAGGCGCATTCACAAGATACGGAAAAGTCCACCCCCACCACAATTTTTTTGAATGCCCCTGAGGACAAGTGAACTGCGGGATTGATAATCATCACCGGACAATTTTCCCGCATGACCACGCCTTCCACGGTGCTCCCGATCTTCCCGGCCACCCGGACGGTCCCTCTTTCAGCGGCACGTTCGGAATGGGGACCGAGGACGATCATGCCCGCATTAAGATGCCGGGATTGACGAACAATCTCTTCCCAGGGGAATCCGCAAACGACCGTGACATCAAAATCCATGTCTTCCGGCAATATTGTTTTATAAAAATCGAGGAGTTCTTTCCGGATAAGTTCCTGATACGCCGGCGAGAAATTGATTTCCTCGTTCGTTTTAAAATCCTTAACCAGGCGCCGGTTGTTTTCATGGGAGGATTCCGCTACATGGAGAATGTTTAGTCTGGCTTGATGGGTTTCGGCGATTGCGGCAGCGCCTGTCACCACCGGATCTTTAATTCCCACAAGATCTGTCGCTGCTAAAATATGCTTGAACATGGCTCCTCCTTTTTGATTGATTAGTTGATTGATACGTCAGGCCCTGTGCCTGTTGCTTGAGTGCTCTAATTTTTTTAGAGTATCCGGGGCAAAATTTTTAAAAGACACGCATTCATGGGCGCATCGGTATTTATTTTTAAATGATGGTGTGCCTCTATTTTTATCGGTTCAAACCGGTCCTTAAATGATTGAAAATGGGAAATTCGCGCATCAGATATTGTGTTCCGTCCGTTTCGCATGATCAACCGTTCTTGCAGGATACGGTCCGGTACCGTACATTCGATAAACACAATGTCGGCACCTAATTGCGCAGCCAGGGAAACCACGTGTTTTCGATATTTTTCCCGGCTAAAGGAGGCATCTATCGCCACGGAGTTGCCTTTTAATACCTCTTTTTCCGCCAATGAAAAAAGTGTGTCATAGGTCCGGCTGGTGGCGGTTTCGGAATACATTCCTTTTTCAAAAGGCATGTTCTCAGGATCGGTTGGCGGGGTTGGAAATATTTTTTTCCGAACCACATCCGAATTGATGGACCGGATATTCAGCGCCAGGGAAAGGTTTTGTGCCAAGGTACTCTTCCCAGATGCCGGCATGCCGCAGGTTACCCATATCCTGGGCTTAGAGAAGCGATCGGCATACCGGTCTGAAAGGGCAAGGTATTTTTTTGTCTTCTCCAAAAGTTTACTGCGTTCCTGTTCGGAAACATCATGCGCCTGCAGGCGGATGCACTTAACCTTAAAACGCACCATGGCCCGGTAGCATTTGTAAAAATTCATCAGTACGTATACTTCTGGATCATGATGATATCCTGCATACGCTGAAAGAAACTTTTCAGCCAACGCTGAAAATCCCATAAATTCCATATCCATGGCCAGAAAAGCCAGGTCCGCACCCACATCCAGATACCGGAACCGGTCATTGAATTCAATACAGTCAATGATCTGAATTTCTGTGTCTGTAAAATAAATATGACCGGTCCTTAAATCCCCATGGCAGTCCCGGAACCATTTATTTTCCATGCGGCGAAAAAACAGGGGTTTTTGCCTGTCTAAAAACGTATCCGTTCTGGACCATATCGACTGAAAGCAATCGTCGTCAAACAAGGAACCGAGTAACGGTTGGGTCTGTTTAAAGTTTTCATCGCAGTTTTGCCGGATTGTTTCAAAGGCCGCTTCCATATTCAGCGGCCCGTCGGATGTATCGGAACCGTAAAATTCGTACAGCCTCATTGCCAGCCGGTCAATATCCGTATGACCGATTTTTCCGGCTCGCAGCAACTGTTTCATGGAATAGGTCTCAGACAGTTTTCTCATCCTTACGGCATATTCCACAACCGTCCCGTCGCCGTCTAAATAAAACCGGTCCCCTTTTTGTGTTATTTTCGTCACATCCAAGTATACGTTATTTGTCAGACGGCGATTTAATACCACCTCACGGGTGCAAAAATGTCTGCGTTTTTCAAGGGTGGTGAAATCAAGAAACGTCAGGTCTACGGCTTTTTTAATTTTATAAACAAAGTCGCCTGCCAGGAATACCATGGAAATATGGGTTTCACAGACCGCTACGTCGCGAACGGGATGGGGATAAAATTCCGGGATCCGCATTTGTTTAAACAGAGCTTCCTGACGAACTGATTCTCTCATCTTCACTGATCTGTTCCCCCTGTTTGGAAGATTTTAGATAATTTTGATTATAGCACGGATACAGTCAAAAACAATGTTATCATAAAAGAGAAAAATCAGCACAGACCCCAAACATTAGACTTAAAATTGATCCAGCTATGTTTTCAGGGTGTTGGGTGTCTGGCTGAGCCGATCCCGGCAGATCAATTTTAGATGGAAGTCGATTAAATAGAATACACAAAGAACCATGGGGTTTTTTGCATGGAAGACCCCCAGGAAATTGAACACGAGAATTAGATAAATGCCGACAAGAATCTGGGATGGGCTGTAGCGTATGGACAAGAGTCCGCACAGGTTATACCTAATGAAGTTTTATCATGGTCAACTGCTTTTCCCAAAAGCGCAGTTGGGAAACCGGCAGGTGGGGCAGTTCCGGCACAGCCCACCGTGGCAAAGGCTTGCCAGCTCCCGTTTACCAGGACGCTCGCCGGCCATGACCCGGGGAAGCATCAGGTCAAATATGGTGGTGCGGTGATACAACCCGCAGGCCGGCAGCCCCATGATAGCGGTATCAGAGGTATAGCCCAAAAGGAACATGGCCCCGGGCAACACAGCCGATGAATAGTGGACTTCATCAAAACCCACAGCTTCAATAGATTCCCGGGTAACATCATCGGGGTCCACGGACATGCCGCCGGTGGTGATGATCAGATCGGTCTCCTTTTTCATGTAATCCCTGATTTGGGCGGTGATGCGCTCCCGGTCATCGGGCAGGATATTCACTTCAAGCACATGGGCCCCAAGCCGGGCGGTTTTTTCCTCCACAATGGCCTGGAACCTGTCCTGGATCAAGCCGTCATAGACCTCGTTACCGATGATGGCCAGGCGGATTTTTAACGGGTTGAACATTGAAACGGAAAAAATGGGGTAGGTGGATTTCGCAAGGGCCGTGGCCTGGTCGAGATTTTTCCGGTCAATGACCAGGGGTATGGCCCGGGTGGCTGCCAGGCTGTCGCCTTTATTCACGACATTATTGGTATGGATGCTGGCGCACATGACATCGTCCAGCATGTTGAATTCCGTCAATGCGTCTACATTCACCCGGAACAACCCTTGATAGGCCGCATATAGCTCCAGTTTGCCTTCGCTGGGTGTGGCGGAAAATTCAACCCCTGGCCCGGCCAGGGCCGATGCAAGTTCAAACACCGCCTCATCCTCATGTACCTGGGTCTCATCAAGATCCAGCACATAGAGGTTGTTTTTTCCCATGCGCATGAGTCGACATATGTCTCCGGCCTGGACCCGGTGTCCCCGTTTAAAGGCCGGTCCCTTGGATTTGGCGGGAACGATTTCAGTCATGTCATGGGCAAGGGTCATGCCGCAAGCATCTTGTACGGGCACGGTTTTAAAGGTCGGTTGTTTTAGGTGCAACTGTTTTTTCATGGTTAAATACCGGCTTAAAATAAGACCCAAGTGCACAGGTTCGGCACAGAATCATTTTGTTTAAAACACTTCCTTATTAATTGTTATTTTTTATATAAGTTTTTCTAACGAATAATATTAGCACAATTATGATTTTTTAAAGCTCAAGACGGCTTTTTTCGGAATTTTTCGGGATCAATGGCATACCGTTTCATGATCTGCTGAAGGGCTTGGCGATCCATAGCGCAGCGCCTGGCTGCCTGGGTGATATTGCCTTTGGTCATGGAGAGCATGGCGCCGATGAAGTTATGGTTAAACTGGGTCAGGGTGCTCTCCTTGGCTTGCTTATATGTCAGTTGCCCCATATCCTTGCCAAAATCCACGCAGACGCAGGCATTGGCACTATTTTTTTCGATGGGGATATCGGCCAGGCCGATGGTATCTGTGGTTGAATAGAGAATCCCCTGGACAAGTACATTTTCAAGCTCTCTGACATTGCCCGGCCAGGGGTGCTTCATGAGAAGATCCATCACGCTTTCAGATAAATGCTTGGCCGGTTTGTTTAATTTTTCACAGTTTTTGGCCAGAAGATGATCGCACAACAGCGGAATATCCGTCACCCGCTCCCTTAGCGGCGGCAATTCAATGGTGATCACCGACAGCCGATAGAAAAAATCTTCCCTGAACTCCTTGTCTTTGATTTTCTGCTGCAGATCCTGGTTGGTGGAGGCGATGATCCTGACATCCACATGGTCCACCCGGGTGTCGCCCAAAGGTTTGACCTCCTTTTCCTGGATCACCCTTAAAAGTTTGGTCTGGATGCTGGGGCCCACATCTCCGATTTCATCCAGAAAAATGGTGCCGTGGTCGGCTTCCTGGAAAAGTCCTGTTTTGTCCCGGTAGGCATTGGTGAAGGCGCCTTTTTTATATCCGAATAATTCACTTTCAAGGATATGTTCGGGGATGGTGGGGCAGTTTATTGGGATATACGGTTTATTGTTTCGAGGGCTAAGTGCATGAATGGATCTTGCGGTCATATCCTTGCCCGTTCCGGATTCCCCGGTGATCAGGACTGTAACATCAGAGTCCGCGATTAAGCCTATTTTTTGAAATACTTTACGCATGGCAGGGCTTTTTCCGATTAAGGGCAGGGAATCGGTCCGGCAGGCTTTCTGGAGTTGGCGGTTTTCGGATATAAGTCGACTGCGTTCCAGGGCTTTCCGGATCTTAAAAATGATTTCATCCTGCTCAAAGGGCTTGGCAATGAAATCGTAAGCCCCTTTTTTAATTGCTGTCACAGCAGATTCTATGTTGCCGTAAGCGGTGAGCATGACCACAGTGAGGTCCGGATACCGTTGTTTCAATTGTTCCAGAAGTTCAAACCCATCCATTTCCGGCATACGGATGTCACTGATGACAAGATCAAAGGTCGTGTCGGCCAGCCCAAGGATGTTCAGGGCCATTTCACCGGAAAACGCCATGGTGACCCGGCAATTTAGTTCCGGTTCAAGGCTGCGCTGGAGAAGGCGGGTCATGTCCTTTTCATCATCCACCACAAGAATATTGGGTGTCATCTTTTACTCCTCATTGCTGTTGGTATCCACAAGGGGCAGCCGGATGGTGAACTGCGCCCCCCGGCTTTTCCGGTTTTCAGCCATGATTTTCCCCTGGTGGTGGCGGATAATGCCGTATCCCACGGAAAGACCTAACCCCGTGCCCTGGCCCACGGGTTTGGTGGTGAAAAAGGGATCGAAAATCCGGGGCATATGCTGTTTGGATATGCCGGTGCCGTTATCCTTGACATGAATGAGCATATGGGCCTTTTCCTTTTGGGTCACAAGCTCTATGAAACCGTCCGGGTTGTCCTTAATGGCATGGCAGGCATTGATCATCAGGTTTAACACCACCTGGGTCAGTTCCTGGGCATTGCCTTTGACCCGGAGGCATTCATTTTCCCACAGATTGAGTTGTATTTTAACGTTTCTGAAGT comes from uncultured Desulfobacter sp. and encodes:
- a CDS encoding cobyric acid synthase codes for the protein MKQAKCIAALGTGSDVGKSVVATALCRIFSDRGYKVAPYKAQNMSNNSGVTPEGLEMGRAQIVQAEAARIAPHVDMNPVLLKPVSQVGSQVVLLGTVHKDLSAAEYHREKANFWDTACGALDRLRAANDVVVLEGAGSCAEVNLMARDIVNLKMAAYAKAPVILTADIDRGGVFAQIVGTLACLNKAEQEQIAGFIINRFRGDIALFKEGVDWIEKKTGKPVFGVLPWVNHHIPNEDSVAIEHAVAKTDPAQTPTVLVVRTPHIANFTDFDVLFQVEGLGVDFVEHPRDLSAYKAVILPGSKSTRSDLNWLTKTGWTNKIQAYVKNGGHVLGICGGYQMLGIRVHDPNGLEGTPGDTEGLGLLHLVTVLKAPKTTTISRFEWEGVPGLGYEIHMGSTASADRIASGKAADNGLLTVKERNQQVCTDFDGAVANSGRVMGTYMHSFFDSAPILKKWLSLLGLADLEPPDSCGLQGRDRQYDMLVRHFEKHVDVAAIINAMG
- a CDS encoding helix-turn-helix transcriptional regulator, which produces MNDSFCNNVLTQLGQRLRQARLMREDSQADFAFRIGVSIPTLRKMETGSPQVSIGTWVKALDILGCISDMDKLIAPKESLAERFEIQHKYAGRQRVKRSR
- a CDS encoding type II toxin-antitoxin system HipA family toxin, whose translation is MKSNTSMQAGNASNGAGNQVMLKLNVMITLPDGRQLFCGEIFTTTPDTRGRIQGSFRYTKEYLSHPDAFSLDPVHLPLGAAEIETDRPQGVHGVFEDALPDDWGRALLSAKYHIPRAEQTVPNLLKFLGTSGLGALSFYSGREKAYIDPSAAIHDLSRVVEAALNFDAGLPVDENDLKALFICGSSPGGARPKALIKSNDGRQWIAKFPKLNDRYHVEAIEAGTLCLADNAGLNVSNFLIRKAGDRSVLLVERFDMTPSCGRNHMISMQTLLDAGGYYNLSYSDMFVIVNKFSSKPRKDTDALFRQMVFNAAISNTDDHLKNFAMLHTESGFCLSPAYDLLPDIYHNREHCLSFPQGAGTLPPGRKILERIGNVYKVSNPGRIIGEVYQSVSCWQDVFEEYDVPQKDIQRLEPAISRGLSRLV
- a CDS encoding universal stress protein — its product is MKNPERILVVSMGTKQALKAVQWGISLARNYGAELFITHIVHNPFGLKGWSLPISSAKIIEDEFTKILEDAHKDLQDYIKTEDSEGLTIQESVIQGNPVKEITKLISEKNIDLMVMTAHEQGYIEHLMMGNDIRELIQKMPCSLFLVKRELDYKRYE
- a CDS encoding universal stress protein; amino-acid sequence: MFKHILAATDLVGIKDPVVTGAAAIAETHQARLNILHVAESSHENNRRLVKDFKTNEEINFSPAYQELIRKELLDFYKTILPEDMDFDVTVVCGFPWEEIVRQSRHLNAGMIVLGPHSERAAERGTVRVAGKIGSTVEGVVMRENCPVMIINPAVHLSSGAFKKIVVGVDFSVSCECALFFARKTAEKFGSKIVAFHMIPVPPYPKYTKKDYEADRKNTETRLEEFCRNLIKDTDYAYQIWGGALPHQELVNCAEKNNADVIILGSHTKKKGTKWYAGSAVERTAFRAGCPVIVVTDPEALVAWDENAPNDPAIGKEKDRSIHVFTGKRHE
- a CDS encoding AAA family ATPase is translated as MRESVRQEALFKQMRIPEFYPHPVRDVAVCETHISMVFLAGDFVYKIKKAVDLTFLDFTTLEKRRHFCTREVVLNRRLTNNVYLDVTKITQKGDRFYLDGDGTVVEYAVRMRKLSETYSMKQLLRAGKIGHTDIDRLAMRLYEFYGSDTSDGPLNMEAAFETIRQNCDENFKQTQPLLGSLFDDDCFQSIWSRTDTFLDRQKPLFFRRMENKWFRDCHGDLRTGHIYFTDTEIQIIDCIEFNDRFRYLDVGADLAFLAMDMEFMGFSALAEKFLSAYAGYHHDPEVYVLMNFYKCYRAMVRFKVKCIRLQAHDVSEQERSKLLEKTKKYLALSDRYADRFSKPRIWVTCGMPASGKSTLAQNLSLALNIRSINSDVVRKKIFPTPPTDPENMPFEKGMYSETATSRTYDTLFSLAEKEVLKGNSVAIDASFSREKYRKHVVSLAAQLGADIVFIECTVPDRILQERLIMRNGRNTISDARISHFQSFKDRFEPIKIEAHHHLKINTDAPMNACLLKILPRIL
- a CDS encoding molybdopterin-binding protein, encoding MKKQLHLKQPTFKTVPVQDACGMTLAHDMTEIVPAKSKGPAFKRGHRVQAGDICRLMRMGKNNLYVLDLDETQVHEDEAVFELASALAGPGVEFSATPSEGKLELYAAYQGLFRVNVDALTEFNMLDDVMCASIHTNNVVNKGDSLAATRAIPLVIDRKNLDQATALAKSTYPIFSVSMFNPLKIRLAIIGNEVYDGLIQDRFQAIVEEKTARLGAHVLEVNILPDDRERITAQIRDYMKKETDLIITTGGMSVDPDDVTRESIEAVGFDEVHYSSAVLPGAMFLLGYTSDTAIMGLPACGLYHRTTIFDLMLPRVMAGERPGKRELASLCHGGLCRNCPTCRFPNCAFGKSS
- a CDS encoding sigma-54 dependent transcriptional regulator, with amino-acid sequence MTPNILVVDDEKDMTRLLQRSLEPELNCRVTMAFSGEMALNILGLADTTFDLVISDIRMPEMDGFELLEQLKQRYPDLTVVMLTAYGNIESAVTAIKKGAYDFIAKPFEQDEIIFKIRKALERSRLISENRQLQKACRTDSLPLIGKSPAMRKVFQKIGLIADSDVTVLITGESGTGKDMTARSIHALSPRNNKPYIPINCPTIPEHILESELFGYKKGAFTNAYRDKTGLFQEADHGTIFLDEIGDVGPSIQTKLLRVIQEKEVKPLGDTRVDHVDVRIIASTNQDLQQKIKDKEFREDFFYRLSVITIELPPLRERVTDIPLLCDHLLAKNCEKLNKPAKHLSESVMDLLMKHPWPGNVRELENVLVQGILYSTTDTIGLADIPIEKNSANACVCVDFGKDMGQLTYKQAKESTLTQFNHNFIGAMLSMTKGNITQAARRCAMDRQALQQIMKRYAIDPEKFRKKPS